In Amaranthus tricolor cultivar Red isolate AtriRed21 chromosome 3, ASM2621246v1, whole genome shotgun sequence, a single window of DNA contains:
- the LOC130807884 gene encoding BTB/POZ domain-containing protein At1g67900 isoform X1, giving the protein MKFMKLGSKPDTFYTSEAVRSVSSEVSSDLIIQVHGSRYLLHKFPLLSKCLRLQKLCAESPDSSPHQMIQLPDFPGGVEAFELCAKFCYGITITLSAYNIISARCAAEYLQMTEEAEKGNLIYKLEVFLNSCVLQGWKDSIVTLQSTKKFPSWCEDLGITSRCMEAIACRVSTHPSKISLARTHSRRGGGGGGGGGGGVGGSEGGKHETMNNKGWWSEDVAELGIDLYWRTMIAIKSRGRVPSSLIGEALQIYASKWLPTKQVIPDIDSDKTGEKTCKYRLLLESIISLLPSEKGSVSCSFLLKLLRASNLLNASPSSKMELARRVGIQLEEANVKDLLIPTSLIENRYDVDVFMAILEQFMAQGQSPPTSPPRTKGRFDRRRRSRSAENIDVEFQESRRSSSASHSAKLKVAKIVDKYLQQIARDPKLPLSKMIAIAEAIPNFARIDHDDLYKAIDTYLKAHPELTKGERKRLCRVLDCKKLSMEACMHAAQNELLPLRLVVQVLFFEQARSVMASGKVADIPPNIKALLAAQDDDSSRPTGALSTTTTVPGAEDQWSVSGLKSPKSKISTLKMKLVEDELQENGIAKGLKLKNLCSIPGRPKRMFNKLLSINNKCVSEKNLR; this is encoded by the exons ATGAAGTTTATGAAACTTGGATCTAAACCTGACACTTTCTACACTTCTGAAGCTGTAAG GTCAGTTTCCTCTGAAGTTTCTAGTGATCTTATAATTCAAGTTCATGGTAGTAGATATTTGCTTCACAAG TTTCCATTACTGTCAAAATGCCTGAGGTTACAAAAATTATGTGCAGAATCCCCAGATTCATCACCCCACCAAATGATCCAACTCCCAGATTTTCCAGGTGGGGTTGAAGCATTTGAACTGTGTGCAAAATTCTGCTATGGAATAACCATCACTTTAAGTGCTTACAACATCATATCTGCAAGGTGTGCAGCAGAATACTTACAAATGACAGAAGAAGCAGAAAAAGGAAATTTGATCTATAAACTTGAGGTTTTCCTTAACTCTTGTGTTCTACAAGGGTGGAAAGATTCAATTGTAACATtacaatcaacaaaaaaattccCATCTTGGTGTGAAGATCTTGGGATTACTAGTAGGTGTATGGAAGCTATTGCTTGCCGAGTTTCAACCCACCCATCAAAAATCAGCCTCGCACGAACCCACTCAAGGCGGGGTGGTGGTGGTGGGGGTGGTGGTGGCGGCGGTGTTGGTGGGTCGGAGGGTGGCAAACATGAGACTATGAACAATAAAGGGTGGTGGTCGGAGGACGTAGCCGAGTTGGGGATTGATCTTTATTGGAGGACTATGATAGCAATAAAATCAAGAGGAAGAGTTCCTTCTAGTTTAATAGGAGAAGCCTTACAAATTTATGCCTCAAAATGGCTTCCTACAAAACAAGTAATTCCTGATATTGATTCAGATAAAACAGGAGAAAAAACATGCAAATATAGACTATTACTTGAATCAATAATTAGCTTACTCCCATCTGAAAAAGGATCTGTTTCTTGTAGTTTCTTGCTTAAGTTACTTAGAGCATCAAATTTACTTAATGCATCTCCTTCATCAAAAATGGAGTTAGCAAGAAGAGTAGGGATTCAATTAGAAGAAGCTAATGTGAAGGATTTGTTAATACCCACATCATTAATCGAAAATCGGTATGATGTTGATGTGTTTATGGCCATTTTAGAGCAGTTTATGGCACAAGGACAGAGCCCTCCAACTAGTCCTCCTAGGACTAAAGGAAGATTTGATAGGAGGAGGAGGTCAAGATCAGCTGAGAATATTGATGTTGAGTTCCAAGAAAGTAGGAGATCTTCTTCAGCTTCTCATAGTGCTAAGTTGAAGGTAGCTAAGATTGTTGATAAGTATCTTCAACAGATTGCTCGTGACCCGAAATTGCCCTTGTCTAAGATGATTGCTATTGCAGAAGCTATACCCAATTTTGCGAGGATCGATCATGACGATCTTTACAAAGCCATTGATACTTACCTCAAG GCACATCCAGAGCTCACAAAAGGTGAAAGAAAACGTTTATGTCGAGTCTTAGACTGCAAAAAACTGTCCATGGAAGCCTGCATGCATGCTGCTCAAAATGAACTACTACCGCTCCGACTAGTAGTCCAAGTCCTTTTCTTCGAGCAAGCTCGATCAGTCATGGCGAGTGGTAAAGTCGCTGATATACCTCCGAACATCAAGGCTTTACTCGCAGCACAAGACGATGATTCATCTAGGCCTACTGGGGCATTAAGTACCACAACGACTGTCCCTGGTGCCGAGGATCAATGGAGTGTATCGGGCCTTAAATCGCCCAAATCGAAGATCTCAACTCTCAAGATGAAATTAGTCGAGGATGAGCTACAAGAAAATGGTATCGCGAAAGGGTTAAAGCTCAAGAATCTTTGTTCTATCCCTGGACGTCCTAAACGAATGTTCAATAAGCTGTTATCGATTAACAACAAATGTGTGAGCGAAAAGAATTTAAGatga
- the LOC130807884 gene encoding BTB/POZ domain-containing protein At1g67900 isoform X2, with translation MIQLPDFPGGVEAFELCAKFCYGITITLSAYNIISARCAAEYLQMTEEAEKGNLIYKLEVFLNSCVLQGWKDSIVTLQSTKKFPSWCEDLGITSRCMEAIACRVSTHPSKISLARTHSRRGGGGGGGGGGGVGGSEGGKHETMNNKGWWSEDVAELGIDLYWRTMIAIKSRGRVPSSLIGEALQIYASKWLPTKQVIPDIDSDKTGEKTCKYRLLLESIISLLPSEKGSVSCSFLLKLLRASNLLNASPSSKMELARRVGIQLEEANVKDLLIPTSLIENRYDVDVFMAILEQFMAQGQSPPTSPPRTKGRFDRRRRSRSAENIDVEFQESRRSSSASHSAKLKVAKIVDKYLQQIARDPKLPLSKMIAIAEAIPNFARIDHDDLYKAIDTYLKAHPELTKGERKRLCRVLDCKKLSMEACMHAAQNELLPLRLVVQVLFFEQARSVMASGKVADIPPNIKALLAAQDDDSSRPTGALSTTTTVPGAEDQWSVSGLKSPKSKISTLKMKLVEDELQENGIAKGLKLKNLCSIPGRPKRMFNKLLSINNKCVSEKNLR, from the exons ATGATCCAACTCCCAGATTTTCCAGGTGGGGTTGAAGCATTTGAACTGTGTGCAAAATTCTGCTATGGAATAACCATCACTTTAAGTGCTTACAACATCATATCTGCAAGGTGTGCAGCAGAATACTTACAAATGACAGAAGAAGCAGAAAAAGGAAATTTGATCTATAAACTTGAGGTTTTCCTTAACTCTTGTGTTCTACAAGGGTGGAAAGATTCAATTGTAACATtacaatcaacaaaaaaattccCATCTTGGTGTGAAGATCTTGGGATTACTAGTAGGTGTATGGAAGCTATTGCTTGCCGAGTTTCAACCCACCCATCAAAAATCAGCCTCGCACGAACCCACTCAAGGCGGGGTGGTGGTGGTGGGGGTGGTGGTGGCGGCGGTGTTGGTGGGTCGGAGGGTGGCAAACATGAGACTATGAACAATAAAGGGTGGTGGTCGGAGGACGTAGCCGAGTTGGGGATTGATCTTTATTGGAGGACTATGATAGCAATAAAATCAAGAGGAAGAGTTCCTTCTAGTTTAATAGGAGAAGCCTTACAAATTTATGCCTCAAAATGGCTTCCTACAAAACAAGTAATTCCTGATATTGATTCAGATAAAACAGGAGAAAAAACATGCAAATATAGACTATTACTTGAATCAATAATTAGCTTACTCCCATCTGAAAAAGGATCTGTTTCTTGTAGTTTCTTGCTTAAGTTACTTAGAGCATCAAATTTACTTAATGCATCTCCTTCATCAAAAATGGAGTTAGCAAGAAGAGTAGGGATTCAATTAGAAGAAGCTAATGTGAAGGATTTGTTAATACCCACATCATTAATCGAAAATCGGTATGATGTTGATGTGTTTATGGCCATTTTAGAGCAGTTTATGGCACAAGGACAGAGCCCTCCAACTAGTCCTCCTAGGACTAAAGGAAGATTTGATAGGAGGAGGAGGTCAAGATCAGCTGAGAATATTGATGTTGAGTTCCAAGAAAGTAGGAGATCTTCTTCAGCTTCTCATAGTGCTAAGTTGAAGGTAGCTAAGATTGTTGATAAGTATCTTCAACAGATTGCTCGTGACCCGAAATTGCCCTTGTCTAAGATGATTGCTATTGCAGAAGCTATACCCAATTTTGCGAGGATCGATCATGACGATCTTTACAAAGCCATTGATACTTACCTCAAG GCACATCCAGAGCTCACAAAAGGTGAAAGAAAACGTTTATGTCGAGTCTTAGACTGCAAAAAACTGTCCATGGAAGCCTGCATGCATGCTGCTCAAAATGAACTACTACCGCTCCGACTAGTAGTCCAAGTCCTTTTCTTCGAGCAAGCTCGATCAGTCATGGCGAGTGGTAAAGTCGCTGATATACCTCCGAACATCAAGGCTTTACTCGCAGCACAAGACGATGATTCATCTAGGCCTACTGGGGCATTAAGTACCACAACGACTGTCCCTGGTGCCGAGGATCAATGGAGTGTATCGGGCCTTAAATCGCCCAAATCGAAGATCTCAACTCTCAAGATGAAATTAGTCGAGGATGAGCTACAAGAAAATGGTATCGCGAAAGGGTTAAAGCTCAAGAATCTTTGTTCTATCCCTGGACGTCCTAAACGAATGTTCAATAAGCTGTTATCGATTAACAACAAATGTGTGAGCGAAAAGAATTTAAGatga